From the genome of Sinanaerobacter sp. ZZT-01:
CAGGTCTTGCTCCTTCCGGTAAGAATTGTCAAAATTGGCATTTTGTCGTCATTAAAAATCGTCAGTTAATGCAAAAAATTGCGGATACGATTTTAGAAAAAAATGAAAAAATTGCATTAAAATTGGAAAAAGTCGATGAAGAAAAAGCATCTCGTTTTCGTAAATTTGCAAAAAACTTTACCGTATTTTATCTAAATGCCCCTGTGTTAATTTTAACCTATGCGAAAGACTATGTTCCAAGCGGGTACGACGAATATCATTTAATTCAAGCTCCAAAGCAGCTTGGGGACAATCTGTTTCAAAAAAACCCGGGAATGCAGGGCATCGGTGCTGCATTAGAAAATTTAACACTTCGTGCTATTGATTTAGGTTACGGAGTCTGCTGGCTTACAAGCCAAAACTATGCCGCAGATGAGATTGAAGCTCTTGTAAAAGAAGAGACTGCCTTAGAGAAGGAAAACTACTACTTAACAACAATGCTGGCCTTAGGCGTACCGGAAAGCGATTTAAAGAGCCCAAGAAAAAAGGATGCAGAAGACATCTATACTTTAATTAAATAAAATTACAACATAAAAAGAGCCTTTGGTATAGAAAATTTCTAATCTCACAAAGGCTTTATTTTTCATTTTGAATTTTTTAATATTTTTTATGCGGTTTCTAATATTGGTAGAACGACCTCAAACAGCACAGCGCCCAACATTCCTGAAAGCATTAATGTAATGATTGGGTTCACTTTTATCTTATAAACTAAGAAAAAGGCAATCGCAAAGAAGAGGATACTGTATCCATCTACAAAGGATATTTTTCCAATACTAAAACAGGATGTCGCAATCAAGCCAATCACTGCTGGACGAATCCCATTTAATGCATTTTTTACGATTCTATTTTCTTTAAACTTTGTAAAATACACGGAAACCAGCAAGGCAAGTGAAAATGGAACTAATATGACACACAGTGTACAAACAAGTCCGCCAACAGGTCCAAACAAATTATATCCTACAAAAGTAGATGAATTGACAGCAATTGGTCCGGGCGTCATTCCAGCAATCGCCACAATATCTACAAAGTCTTCCGGAAGAATCCAGTTGTTCCCTTCTACTACTTCTTGTTGAATGAAAGATAATACTGCATAGCCTCCTCCAAATGAAAATGCACCGATTTTTATGAATGATAAACAAACTTTTAACCAAAGCTCCATTACTCATTTTCTCCTTCTCTGCCCTGCTGTTTCGTTTTTTTGAAAAAAATTCCGATCAGTGCCGCAGTTACAATCACTAGAATTGGATGTATATTTAAAATAGAAACTGCAATAAAAGCAGCTAATGCTAATATCCATTTTTTTTCTTCTTTTATTTTTGCAGATTTTCCAAGCTTAATGACAGAATACAAAATCAAAGCAACAACTGCGGGACGGATTCCATTAAAGATGGATTCCACGATAGAATACTGCATCGCATTTTTAAAAATCATAGCAATGAACAAAATAATCAATATCGAAGGGCTAACTGCTCCAAGCACCGCAGCTAGTGCACCTGGCACTTTTTTTATACTGTAGCCTACAAATGTAGCTGCATTTGGGGCTAAAGGTCCCGGTAAACTATTCGTCAATGAAATTGCATCTAAAAATTCCTGATCACTCATCCAGCCTTTTGATTCTACAATTTCTTTCTGAATAATAGGCAGCATTGCATACCCGCCACCTATCGTAAACATTCCTATTTTAAAAAATACCATAAATATTTCAAGCAGCATCTCTTACTTCCTTTCTATTATTTTGCATCCTCTACTTATTTAATTACATTATATACTTTTTATATAAAATTATCAATATGATACATTTGATTATACAAATTATATATAATACAGTTTAAATATTGATTTTATGTAATTTTTATTATACAATATGTTTATTGCAAGTTAATTTTCACTCTATCAACCAGTCATAATGAAAGAAGGTGATTCTATGAAAATTAAAAATTATGACCAAACAGATGAAAGGATTCTTAATTTATTAATTGAAAATTCCCGTATGTCCTACATTGAAATTGCTGAGAAAGTCGGCTTATCTCGTATCTCTGTGAAAAATCGCATAGAGTCTTTAGAAAATTCAGGTGTCATTGAACGCTATACCGTCATTTTAAACCCAGAAAAAATAGGAAGAAATGTATCTGTATTTTTCAGTATACAAGCAAAGCCGGAAGCTCTTTACTCTATTATTGACACGCTTAGTGGAGAAGAATCTATAACGGATATGTATTTAATGACAGGCTCCTCAAATCTTCATGTTCATGCAGTTTTAGGTATCAATGAAAATTTAGAAACCTTTCTTTTAGATAAAATTTATAAGCTTCCTGGTATTGAGCATATTGAAAGTGAGCTGATTATCTCAAGGCTTAAAACACGAAAAGGTATCCGTGTTTAGCTGTATTATTTCACTAAAAAAGAATCATACATTTCTCGTTTAAATAATAAAATGACCCTCTCTTAGTCTTTTCTTTTCAAAGAAAATAATCCAAGAGACGGCCATTTTTTGTTATAAATTATTTTACACTATCAAATTCAGCTAATACTTTTTCATTCGGTGTCGTGATTAGACTGACAATTACAATACCAAGAGAAGCAATGATAAATCCTGGTATAATCTCATAAATGTTAAATATGCCGCCTAGCTTTGCAATATTTTTTAAATAATACCACAATAAGTCGCTGATACCTCCTGCAACCATACCAGCAATTGCGCCCTGTACTGTTGCACGTCTCCAGAAAAGAGAAAATAAAATGAGCGGGCCAAATGCAGCACCAAAGCCTCCCCACGCACAGGATACCAAACTAAATACGGAGCTATTCGGATTTAGTGCTAGTAAAATTGCGACGGCTGCGACCACGATAACGGTGAAGCGACTCATCCAGACCATAGTCATTTCATCCATTTTCTTTTTCGATATCAATCCATAAAGATCAGTAGATACAGACGATGCAGTTACCAATAACTGCGAACTCGCTGTACTCATGATAGCCGCTAAGATCGCAATAAGCAAGAGTCCTGAAACCACATCATTAAACATAAAGTGGATCATATCCATATAAATAGTTTCTCCATCCGCTAAATTCGGCATATAGGCTTTCCCAATCAATCCGATGGACACTGCTGCACTTAATGTAATCAAAACCCAGACCATTGCAACGACTCGAGATTTTTTTATTTGATCCGGTGATTCAATTGCCATAAATCGTACTAAAATGTGCGGTTGTCCAAAATAACCGAGCCCCCATCCCAAAGCAGACGCGAGTAACAGCGTATCCAAGTTTCCCTGTTTCATCGGTAGCAGGCTCCAAGAATCTGTTGCGATCTCAGAAAGGCGGGCTGCAACCTGTGAAAAGCCGCCCATATCCGAGCAGGCGATAATCGGAACAATAATCAATGCAAAAAACATAATTGTTCCTTGTACAGTATCTGCCCAGCATACGGCAGAGAATCCTCCAAATGCAGTATAAGACAAAATAATCAACGTTCCTATAATCAGACCCACTGTATATGGCAATCCAAATATGGTAGAAAACAATTTTGCACCTGCCGAAAACTGTGCTGCTGTATAAATCAAGAAAAATATAACAGTAAATATAGCTGATATTCCACGTAGGATGTGCTTTTTATCTTGAAAACGATTTTCAAAAAAATCAGGAAGAGTAAGGGAATCATTTGATATTTCCGTATACTTTCTCAATTTTTTTGCTACAAACAGCCAATTCAAATAAGTTCCCAGTGCTAATCCAATTGCAATCCACAAAGCTTCCGAGGTACCCTGGTAAACAATATAGGCAAGTCCTGGAAGTCCAATCAAAAGCCATCCGCTCATATCGGATGCCTGTGCTGACATTGCTGTTACCCAGCTATTCAGCTTTCTTCCTCCCAAAGCAAAGTCTGACATATTTTTCGTTTTGTTATAGAATATGACACCAATGAATGCCTGGCTGATTAAGTAAATAGCAAAGATCACTGCTATGGTCATTAAAAAATTCACTCCTTTTTCTATTCAGAACGCCTGATCGCCTCTGAGTTGATTTTTTTCACCCTTTTTTCCAAATGTGGGCGATCCAGCCAGATCTGGGCTTGGCAAGTCAGGCATTTCAAACGAAAATCCATGCCTGTCCGCATAACCTCAAATGTATTTCCACCACAAGGGTGAGTTTTTTTTAATTCCAGCCGATCTCCTACATTTATCTTTAGCGGCATTATCTCACCTCCATAGATTGAGTGAATACTCTATGTCTATTTCTTTTCTATCTTATCTGTCCCCATGTAGTCTTGCAATGCTTTCGGAATTAAGACAGACCCATCTGCCTGCTGATAATTTTCCAAAATTGCGGCTACAGTTCTCCCAACAGCTAAACCTGAACCATTTAAGGTATGAACAAATTCCGGCTTTTCTTTTGGTCCCCTTCGGAAACGGACATTTGCTCTCCTTGCCTGGTAGCTTTCAAAATTACTGCAGGAAGAAATCTCGACATATCTTCCATAGCTTGGCATCCAAACTTCAATGTCATAAGTCTCTGCAGAAGAAAAGCCCAGATCGCCTGTAGACAAACGTACCACGCGATAAGGAATTTCCAGCTTTTGAAGCACACTTTCTGCTGCTGCAAGCAAAGAATCTAATTCTTTATAAGATTCCTCTGGTTTACAGAACTTTACCAGTTCAACCTTGTTAAATTGGTGCTGACGAATCAATCCGCGCGTATCTCTTCCCGCAGAGCCGGCTTCTTTACGAAAGCAAGGTGTATAAGCCGTATAATAAACGGGAAGTTCTTCTGGATCTAAAATCTCCTGTGCACGAAGATTAGTAAGAGGAACTTCGGCAGTCGGCACTAGGAAGAAATCTTTGGCCGGAATATGGAACATATCATCTTCAAATTTCGGAAGCTGTCCTGTGCCGGTCATCGCATCACGATTCACCATAAATGGAGGTAGTATTTCCGTATATCCATGTTCACTGGTGTGTAAGTTCAACATAAAATTTATTACAGAACGTTCTAAACGTGCTCCTAATCCTTTATAGACTGTAAAACGAGTTCCCGAAATTTTAGCAGCTCTCTCAAAATCTAAAATATCTAAATCGCTTCCAATATCCCAATGTGCTTTTTGTTCAAAATCAAATTTTTTCGGTTCTCCCCACTTTTTAACTTCAAGGTTTGCTGAATCATCCGCTCCGACCGGACAGAGTTCACACGGTGCGTTTGGAATATTTAAAAGTGCATTTCTTAAATTTACTTCGACTTCGCTGACTTGCGCATCCAAACCTTTAATCTTCTCAGAAAGAGTTTTCATCTCTGCCATCAGCTGCGTCGTATCAACACCCTCTTTTTTCAGCTTCGGAATCTGCTTTGAATCCTGATTTTGTTTATTTTTCATCGCTTCTACTTCAGCAAGTATACTTTTTCTTTTGTCATCCAATTCCAGTACCGTACTCAATCCAAAGTCTCCATGGCCTCTGGATTCCACTGCCTTTTTAATCGATTCATATTCTTCTCTGATACGTTTAATATCTAACATTTCGGTTCTCCTCTCAGGGCAAAATCTGTCCTATTTTTTCATTTTTTATGCAGTTAATATTTAAAACAAATTTTTCTTATACGTAATGTAAGCATCGATTAATGCCTGCTCCTTCTCCTGCATTTCTAATTGCAAATCGGAAGCCAGCTGATAGTCACCCTCATCTAAAGCATTTTTAATACGGGTAAGCAAAGATTTTTCCCGAATACTATCTTTTGCTAAATACGTCCGCATCAATTGAATTTCCTGCCAATTTTTATCATCTAAATCTGTGGAATCTTCCGGGCTATGACACTTTTTGCACTCCCGAACGAGCTCCATGGTATTTAAAATAATTCGATTATGAAGCTCCGTTGCCCACTGTGCAATCGTAGCCTCTTTATAGGACTCCAAGCTTAGAGGCGTCATGACTCCATTTCTCATCAAAACCTTTAATTTGTCTGGGTACTGATCAAATGCACAAATATTTTCCCAGACGGTAGCCGGTGCTTTACCAAAATATTTGTTTCTTTCTTCCTTTGTATAATCTTCAAATACATCCTTTTCGCTGCGATAAACTCTTTCCTTCTCTAAATAAAAGGCTTCTTCATCATGTTCTTTTGAAATCGCTTTCTCTAATTCCTTTGGTGTTTTCCCTGCTAAAAGAACCTCTTTGATGCCATCAAGCATCGTCATAAACCCAGATGCAAGCACTAAGTATGTATTGCTCTTTGGATTCGGTGCCCGAAGCTCAAAGCGAGTGGAAAGCGGATTTTTCTCATCTCGAACTAAACCGATTAAAACGGTACGATTTCTGGATGGATTCTTCGCTGTATGACCAAGAGACGTTACGATGCAAATAGGAGCTTCAAACCCAGGCTTCAAACGGTTTAATGCATCATTGGATGATGTAACAAAAGGATTTATAATTTCATAGTTTTTCAAAATACCCATTAGGCCGCCAAACCCAATTGGGCTCATAAAATCTTGTTGCATATCAAGCGGCGCAAACAAGTTAATTATTTTCCCGTTCTTTAATCTTGCTGCAACTCCCATATGTGTATGTTCTCCGCTACCCGCTACTCCGTCGATCGGCTTTGCCATAAAGGTGACCTCTAAGCCGTATAAGCGAAAGATGTCTCGAACCACATATTTTACTTGATTTTCATTGTCTGCAGCTTGTAAGGCGGAGCTGTACTTCCAATCAATTTCAAGCTGTTCCATAACGTGGTCAAATTCTCCGGAGCTTCCAAGCTTTGCTTTAACACCACCAACTTCCTTATGGCCCATCTCTACTTCAAAACCATATTTATCTAAAAGCAATAAGGATTTCTCTAAAGCGGTTCTTACTGGACCAATGGTCCGTTTCCAATATTGTTCCTTCAATACCTGTGATGTAGAAAGCTGTTCTCGATCCGCCTTGTCATCCGGCGTTTTTACCCAAAATTCCAATTCAGTTGCAGCCGTCAATAATATCTCATCAATCTCATCTACGCTATCTAGTGGTAGATATTCAAAAACATATGGATTTTGCTTCAGTAATTCTAGAATTTCTTTTTTAAAGGTATTTACCGCATCTCTTAGTATCACACGAGAGCCAACCTCCGCAGTATCATTGTGGATCAAAAATGATGGAATCCGTAAGGTTCCTACCGGCATACCCGTTTTTTTATCTAAATGGTAGAAATTATAATCTACATACCAATTTATATTTACATCTGGAATGATATCTACTTTTGCATTATTCAAAGCCGCGATCTTTGGCAGAACTACACTGGAACCATCTGTCTGTACACCTTGTGACAAGTATTTTTCCATATCCTCAATAAATAAATCCACCGGAATCTTTTCATCTGTATCATGACCTCCGATATCTAATCCCACCAATGATACAAAGTATATTTCCGGATGTGCCTTTAATATATTTGTGATTTCTTTCACACTGTGCTTTTCAGCCGGTATGTTAAACAACATTTTATCTAGTTCCATAAATCGCTCCCTCCTATATTGCTCTTTGTATTTTTATTCAATTATTAATTCTAAAACATTATTATACCTTGAAAACACAGTTCTTGCCAAGCTTTTTATATGAAAAATCTAATTCATCATAAGTCTTTTGTATAAGATAAAAGCACTGTAGAAACCAGTGCTTTTGTCCTTTTACTGTTTTTTCGAAATTAATCAATCGTTGAATCATTCTTCTGTGCTTGTTCTGCTGTTTCTCCAGTCGGATTGAGTAATGTCAGATATTTTTCTAATTCCTTTAAATATTCACCGTATGCTCCCCAATCACCATTTTTCTGTGCGGCAAGTGCATTATTAAAGGCATCATTTGCATAAATTGCAAGCTCTGTATTCGATAGAACATTGCTGTCTACGCCGCTGCTGCTATCGGTTCCTTCCGAGCTCGGTTTAGCGGAATTCAAAGGCGCTCCTGCTCCTTCTCCAAACATCTTATCCAATGCTTGCGCCAATGTCGGTTCATAAGCAATGCGGTCTCCGTAGTAGACAATCACACGTTTTACTTCCGGCAAACTATTATTGGAAGCTTCCAAATAAACCGGTTCTACATACATGATCGAATTCTCAATTGGTATTACAAACATATTACCACGGCTGTATTTGGAACCTGCTGTACTCCACAAAGAAAATTCTTTTGAAATTGTAGTATCTTGGTCAATCTGCGCTTCAATTTGACGCGGTCCGTAAATAACACGATCCTTCGGCAATTGATACAAAACCAGGTCTCCGTAATACTCTCCGTCATTCCTAGCAACCAGCAGCCCTGTCATGTTTTGTTTTCCATTCGGTGTATATGGGATAGAGTTAATAAACTCAACATTCTCTTCACCTGGCATCTTCATAACATAATAGGTTGGCTCCATAGCAATTTCTTCGGTTCCGAATACCTCATTTGCAATCGCCCACAAGTCTTCACTTTGATAAAAGACATTGACGTCACTCATATGATATTTTTTATAGACGTTTGCCTGTATATTGAACAAGAAATTCGGATATCGAATATGGGACTGTAAGCTTTCTGGCATCTGGCTAAAGTCCTTAAACAGCTTCGGATAGATCTTAGCTAAAGTGTTTGCAATTGGGTCCTTATCATCCACAAGATAGAAGGTCGCATCTCCATTATAAGCATCCACTACCACTTTAACAGAGTTCCGGATGTAATTCGCCTTAGAATCTTCAGAAAACGGTTCAGAATATGGGTAATATTGACTTGCTGTGTATGCATCTAAAATCCAATAGAGCCTCCCATCCACAGTTACGATGTAA
Proteins encoded in this window:
- a CDS encoding nitroreductase family protein; its protein translation is MEVLQAIQKRQSVRKFKAQDIPDEDIRKLIEAAGLAPSGKNCQNWHFVVIKNRQLMQKIADTILEKNEKIALKLEKVDEEKASRFRKFAKNFTVFYLNAPVLILTYAKDYVPSGYDEYHLIQAPKQLGDNLFQKNPGMQGIGAALENLTLRAIDLGYGVCWLTSQNYAADEIEALVKEETALEKENYYLTTMLALGVPESDLKSPRKKDAEDIYTLIK
- a CDS encoding chromate transporter; amino-acid sequence: MELWLKVCLSFIKIGAFSFGGGYAVLSFIQQEVVEGNNWILPEDFVDIVAIAGMTPGPIAVNSSTFVGYNLFGPVGGLVCTLCVILVPFSLALLVSVYFTKFKENRIVKNALNGIRPAVIGLIATSCFSIGKISFVDGYSILFFAIAFFLVYKIKVNPIITLMLSGMLGAVLFEVVLPILETA
- a CDS encoding chromate transporter; protein product: MLLEIFMVFFKIGMFTIGGGYAMLPIIQKEIVESKGWMSDQEFLDAISLTNSLPGPLAPNAATFVGYSIKKVPGALAAVLGAVSPSILIILFIAMIFKNAMQYSIVESIFNGIRPAVVALILYSVIKLGKSAKIKEEKKWILALAAFIAVSILNIHPILVIVTAALIGIFFKKTKQQGREGENE
- a CDS encoding Lrp/AsnC family transcriptional regulator, with the translated sequence MKIKNYDQTDERILNLLIENSRMSYIEIAEKVGLSRISVKNRIESLENSGVIERYTVILNPEKIGRNVSVFFSIQAKPEALYSIIDTLSGEESITDMYLMTGSSNLHVHAVLGINENLETFLLDKIYKLPGIEHIESELIISRLKTRKGIRV
- the putP gene encoding sodium/proline symporter PutP is translated as MTIAVIFAIYLISQAFIGVIFYNKTKNMSDFALGGRKLNSWVTAMSAQASDMSGWLLIGLPGLAYIVYQGTSEALWIAIGLALGTYLNWLFVAKKLRKYTEISNDSLTLPDFFENRFQDKKHILRGISAIFTVIFFLIYTAAQFSAGAKLFSTIFGLPYTVGLIIGTLIILSYTAFGGFSAVCWADTVQGTIMFFALIIVPIIACSDMGGFSQVAARLSEIATDSWSLLPMKQGNLDTLLLASALGWGLGYFGQPHILVRFMAIESPDQIKKSRVVAMVWVLITLSAAVSIGLIGKAYMPNLADGETIYMDMIHFMFNDVVSGLLLIAILAAIMSTASSQLLVTASSVSTDLYGLISKKKMDEMTMVWMSRFTVIVVAAVAILLALNPNSSVFSLVSCAWGGFGAAFGPLILFSLFWRRATVQGAIAGMVAGGISDLLWYYLKNIAKLGGIFNIYEIIPGFIIASLGIVIVSLITTPNEKVLAEFDSVK
- a CDS encoding DUF951 domain-containing protein is translated as MPLKINVGDRLELKKTHPCGGNTFEVMRTGMDFRLKCLTCQAQIWLDRPHLEKRVKKINSEAIRRSE
- the serS gene encoding serine--tRNA ligase, coding for MLDIKRIREEYESIKKAVESRGHGDFGLSTVLELDDKRKSILAEVEAMKNKQNQDSKQIPKLKKEGVDTTQLMAEMKTLSEKIKGLDAQVSEVEVNLRNALLNIPNAPCELCPVGADDSANLEVKKWGEPKKFDFEQKAHWDIGSDLDILDFERAAKISGTRFTVYKGLGARLERSVINFMLNLHTSEHGYTEILPPFMVNRDAMTGTGQLPKFEDDMFHIPAKDFFLVPTAEVPLTNLRAQEILDPEELPVYYTAYTPCFRKEAGSAGRDTRGLIRQHQFNKVELVKFCKPEESYKELDSLLAAAESVLQKLEIPYRVVRLSTGDLGFSSAETYDIEVWMPSYGRYVEISSCSNFESYQARRANVRFRRGPKEKPEFVHTLNGSGLAVGRTVAAILENYQQADGSVLIPKALQDYMGTDKIEKK
- a CDS encoding glutamine synthetase: MELDKMLFNIPAEKHSVKEITNILKAHPEIYFVSLVGLDIGGHDTDEKIPVDLFIEDMEKYLSQGVQTDGSSVVLPKIAALNNAKVDIIPDVNINWYVDYNFYHLDKKTGMPVGTLRIPSFLIHNDTAEVGSRVILRDAVNTFKKEILELLKQNPYVFEYLPLDSVDEIDEILLTAATELEFWVKTPDDKADREQLSTSQVLKEQYWKRTIGPVRTALEKSLLLLDKYGFEVEMGHKEVGGVKAKLGSSGEFDHVMEQLEIDWKYSSALQAADNENQVKYVVRDIFRLYGLEVTFMAKPIDGVAGSGEHTHMGVAARLKNGKIINLFAPLDMQQDFMSPIGFGGLMGILKNYEIINPFVTSSNDALNRLKPGFEAPICIVTSLGHTAKNPSRNRTVLIGLVRDEKNPLSTRFELRAPNPKSNTYLVLASGFMTMLDGIKEVLLAGKTPKELEKAISKEHDEEAFYLEKERVYRSEKDVFEDYTKEERNKYFGKAPATVWENICAFDQYPDKLKVLMRNGVMTPLSLESYKEATIAQWATELHNRIILNTMELVRECKKCHSPEDSTDLDDKNWQEIQLMRTYLAKDSIREKSLLTRIKNALDEGDYQLASDLQLEMQEKEQALIDAYITYKKNLF